The sequence GGGCGCGACCTCGTCCGAGGGCGCGGAGGCGAAGCCGGGCGGCAAGGCCGCTGGCGCCGGGGCGCAGGCCGCTCCCGCCGCGGCGGACGAAGGCTTCGTCCCGGCCATGCCCGCGGCGCGCAAGCTGGCCCGCGAGCTCGGCATCCCGCTCTCCTCGGTCACGGGCACCGGCCCGGACGGCCGCATCACCGCAAAGGACGTGCAGGCCACCGCCGACGCGGGCGCGGGCGTCAACGCCAGCCCCAAGGCCATCGCCTTCGCGCGCAAGATGGGCATCGACCTCGCCCTGGTCACCGGCTCGGGCGAGGGCGGCAGGATCACCAAGGCCGACATCCTGCGGGCCATGAATCCGGCCGCGGAGGAGCAGCCGCAGGCCCAGGCCGCCGCGCCCAAGGACACCGTGGTGCCCATGGAGGGCGTGCGCAAGCTCGTGGCGGACAACATGATGGCCAGCCTTCAGGGCGCGGCGCAGCTCTCCGTCTTCGTGGAGGCCGACGTCACCGAGATGGTCCGCCTGCGCGCAACGCTGCTCGAGCGCAACAAGCGCAACGCCGAGTACCGCCTGTCCTACAACGACATCATCGCCTACGCCGTCTGCCGGGCGCTGAAGCGCCACCCGATCATGAACTCGAGCCTGCGCGAGGACGGCATCCACCTGCACCCGCACGTCAACCTCGGCATCGCCGTGTCGCTGCAAAACGGCCTCATCGTGCCCAACGTCAAGGCCGCGGACACCTACACCCTGGAAGAGCTCCGGAGCCAGGTGCGCGACGTCGCCGGACGGGCGCGCAAGGGCGGCCTGAGCATGGACGAGATCAGCGGCGGCACCTTCACCATCAGCAACGTGAGCATGCTCGGCATGGACGGCTTCACCCCCATCCTGAACCCGCCCGAGACGGGCATCCTGGGCGTGGGGCGCGTGGTGGAGAAGCCCGCCGTGAAGAACGGGGAGGTCTGCATCCGCAGCATGATGACCCTCTCCCTGACCTTCAACCACATGACCACGGACGGGGCCCCGGCCATGGCCTTCCTGCGCGAGCTGGCGGACATGCTGGAAAACCCCGGCCTGATGATCGTCTAGGAGGCGGACATGGCGCGCAGACGCTTCGCCATCGAGCTCGGCTACGCCGCGGACCTGCACGGCGAGGACATGACCAAGGCCGCGGTCCGCGCGGTCCGCGACGCGGTCTCCCGGATATGCCTGTGCGGCATCGTGGAGATCTTCGGCCGCGGCGACTTCAGCGGCGTCTACGTGCACGCGGACGTTGCCGTGCCCGAGCCCGCGAGCGTGGACCGCGACGCGGTGCTGGCCGCCATCCCCATCGGCGAGAAGACCCTGACGGTGACCCCCGGGGGCCTTCGCGCGGCCGGGATCGAGGTGCCGTGCTTCGGCCCGGGCGTGAGCAGCATCGTGGCCGCATGCGCCGCGCTGACCGTCTCCATCGAGATCGGGGACGGCGAAACGCAGAAGGAACAATCCGGCAGCCGGGCGGGCAGTTGCGCCGCCGGGGCCGAATAACGAGGAATAAGGAGGAGGCAATGGCTCTCAGCAAGAAGACCCTGGTCCATATGTACGAGACGATGCAGAAGATCCGCATGTTCGAGCAGAAGCTGCAGGAGTTCTTCGCCGCGGGCGAGATTCCCGGCTTCGTGCACCTCTACCTGGGCGAGGAGGCCGTGGCCACGGGCGCGTGCGCCGCGCTGACCGACGCCGACATGATCACCAGCACCCACCGCGGCCACGGCCACCTGCTGGCCAAGGGCGGCGACCTGAAGCTGATGATGGCCGAGATCTTCGGCCGCAAGACCGGCTACTGCAAGGGCAAGGGCGGCTCCATGCACATCGCCGACCTCGACCTCGGCATCCTCGGCGCCAACGGCATCGTGGGCGGCGGCGGCCCCCTGGCCTGCGGCGCGGCCCTGGCCGCCAAGTACAAGAAGAGCGACCGCGTGGCCCTGTGCTTCTTCGGCGACGGCGCGTCCAACCAGGGCACCACGCAGGAGTCCCTGAACATGGCCAGCGCCTGGAAGCTGCCGCTGGTCTTCGTGAACGAGAACAACGGCTACGGAATCTCCTGCCCACAGTGCAAGTCCATGGCCGTGGTGGACATCGCGGACCGCGCCGCGGCCTACGACATGCCCGGCGTGGTGGTGGACGGCAACGACGTGCTGGCCGTGCACGAGGCGGTGGCCGAGGCCGTGAAGCGCGCCCGCAAGGGCGAGGGGCCGTCCCTCATCGAGTGCAAGACCTACCGCTGGCGCGGCCACTTCGAGGGCGACGCCTGCACGTACCGCTGCGTGGAGGAGCTGCAGGAGTGGATGGGCAAGGACCCCATCCCCCGCTTCGAGGCCAAGCTCATCGAGGGCGGGACCCTGACGGCCAAGGAAGTGGAGGCGATCACGTCGCGCATCGCGCAGGCCATCGACGAGGCGGTGCAGTTCGCCAAGGACAGCCCCATGCCCTCCCCGTCCGCGCTGCTGGACGACGTCTACGCGTAGGGCCCGGCCGTTCGCGCAGCTGAATCGACAAACCACACGGAGAGAGAGATGTCCGAGAAAACATATCTTCAGGCGCTGAACGAGGCGCTGCGGCAGGAAATGGAGCAGGACGAGAACGTCTTCATCCTCGGCGAGGACGTCGGGCAGTTCGGCGGCTGCTTCGGCGTGACGCAGGGGCTCTACGAGAAGTTCGGCGAGGCCCGGGTCATGGACACGCCGATCACCGAGAGCGTCATCGTGGGCGCCGCCGCGGGCGCCGCCGCCAGCGGCCTGCGCCCCGTGGCCGAGCTCATGTTCGTGGACTTCATCGGCGTGGCCATGGACCAGCTCTTCAACCAGGCCGCCAAGATGCGCTTCATGTTCGGCGGCAAGGCCACGGTGCCCATGACCCTGCGCATGCCGCAGGGCGCGGGCATCGGCGCGGCCGCGCAGCATTCCCAGTGCCTGGAGTCCTGGTTCATGAACATCCCCGGCCTCAAGGTCGTCATCCCGTCGAGCCCCTACGACGCCAAGGGCCTGCTCATAAGCGCCATCCGCGACGACAACCCGGTGGTCTTCCTGGAGCACAAGCTGCTCTACGGCGTCTCGGGCGAGGTCCCGGACGAGAGCTACGCCATCGAGCTCGGCAAGGCCGACGTGAAGCGCACGGGCGCCGACGTGACCGTGGTCGCCACCTCCAACACGGTCTACGCCGCCCTGGCCGCGGCCGAGACGCTCAAGGCCGACGGCATCGACGTCGAGGTCGTGGACCCGCGCTGCCTGCAGCCCCTGGACAAGGACACGATCCTCGAGTCCGTGAAGAAGACCCATGCCCTGGTCGTGGCCCATGAGGCCGTGACCTTCGCCGGTCCCGGCGCCGAGATCGCGGCCATGGTCGCGGAGGAGGCCCTGGACTACCTCGACGCGCCCATCAAACGCGTGGGAGCCCCCTTCTGTCCGGTGCCGTTCTCCCCTCCCTTGGAGAAGGCGTACATTCCCGGCGCGGACGCCATCGTCGAGGCGGTCAAGGGTCTGCGCTAGCCCCGGCGGGGGAGCGGCCGCGCGGCCGTTCCCCCGCGCATTCCAACAGGCGAGGAGCACAGGTGAGCATCGTCGGCATCCTGGCCAATCCGGCCTCCGGCAAGGACATACGCCGCCTGGTGGCGCACGGCAGCGTCTTCGACAACCAGGAGAAGGTGCGCATGGTGCGCCGCCTCATCCTCGGGCTCGAGCGCGGCGGGGCCTCGCGCGTCGTCTACATGCCGGACTCATACGCCACCGTCCCCCGCGCCCTGAACGCCATCTCACCGTCCATCCCCGTGGAGCCGATCGAGATGCCCATGCGGGGCAACCAGCAGGACACCACCACGGCCGCGGGCATCATGGAGACCCTGGGCGTGGGCTGCATGGTGGTTCTGGGCGGCGACGGCACGAGCCGCGCGGCCTGCAAGGGCACGGTCGAGATTCCCATCCTGCCCCTGTCCACGGGGACCAACAACGTCTTTCCGTTCATGGGCGAGGCCACGGTGGCGGGGCTCGCGGCAGGCATCGTGGCAGGCGGCACCCTGCCGCGCGAGGCCTGCTGCACGCGGGCGTGCATGTTCGACATCCTGCGCGGCAAGAACCTCTCGGAGATGGAGCCCGCGGACATCGCGCTGGTGGACGCCGCGGTCTACGACGACGTCTTCCTGGCCTCGCGGGCCGTGTGGCACATGGAGAAGGTGCCCCAGCTCTTCCTGACCCGCTGCAGCGCCTCGGCCATCGGGCTCTCGGCCATCGGCGGGCAGCTGCGCAGCATCCGGCCCGAGGAGCCGCTGGGGCTCGCGCTCGCGCTCGGCGAACCGGCCCGGACCACGGTCACGGCGGCCATCGCCCCGGGCATGTTCGCCGAGGTCGCGGTGCGCGAAATACGCGAAATGCGGCCGGGCGAGGTGCACCCCGTCTCCGTCTCGCCCGGGCTCATCGCCGTGGACGGCGAGCGCGAGGTGGAGATCCACCGCGGCGAGCGCGCCGCCGTGCGGCTGAACACGCACGGCCCGCTGGTCGTGGACGTGGGTCGGGTCATGGCCCTGGCCCGGGAGATGGAGATTTTCTGCAGATGACGTACCCTGACGGCGCGCGCCGTGCGCAAGCGCAGGACGGCCGCGCAAGGAGGAGATCATGGCTACACCGCTGAAGGCCGCCTTCATCTTCATCGCGCCGGGCGGCGACCCGGCGAAACACAGGAACTGGGTCAGGACGGAGCAGGTCGAGCTGCTGGCCGTGGCCGTGGGCAGCTACGACCAGGCCGAGGCCCTGGCCAGGGAGCTCGTCGCCGAGGAGGGCATCGCGGCCATCGAGCTGTGCGGCGGCTTCGGGGCCGCGGGCACGGCGCGCGTGGCCGCCGCCGTGAAGGT is a genomic window of Desulfovibrio sp. X2 containing:
- a CDS encoding 2-oxo acid dehydrogenase subunit E2, yielding MAQKVIMPKWGLTMKEGKIARWLKKEGDAVTAEEALLEVETDKITNTVPAPAGGILVQIVVPAGEVAPVQAVLGVIAEAGESVERVAAGATSSEGAEAKPGGKAAGAGAQAAPAAADEGFVPAMPAARKLARELGIPLSSVTGTGPDGRITAKDVQATADAGAGVNASPKAIAFARKMGIDLALVTGSGEGGRITKADILRAMNPAAEEQPQAQAAAPKDTVVPMEGVRKLVADNMMASLQGAAQLSVFVEADVTEMVRLRATLLERNKRNAEYRLSYNDIIAYAVCRALKRHPIMNSSLREDGIHLHPHVNLGIAVSLQNGLIVPNVKAADTYTLEELRSQVRDVAGRARKGGLSMDEISGGTFTISNVSMLGMDGFTPILNPPETGILGVGRVVEKPAVKNGEVCIRSMMTLSLTFNHMTTDGAPAMAFLRELADMLENPGLMIV
- a CDS encoding Lin0512 family protein gives rise to the protein MARRRFAIELGYAADLHGEDMTKAAVRAVRDAVSRICLCGIVEIFGRGDFSGVYVHADVAVPEPASVDRDAVLAAIPIGEKTLTVTPGGLRAAGIEVPCFGPGVSSIVAACAALTVSIEIGDGETQKEQSGSRAGSCAAGAE
- a CDS encoding thiamine pyrophosphate-dependent dehydrogenase E1 component subunit alpha — protein: MALSKKTLVHMYETMQKIRMFEQKLQEFFAAGEIPGFVHLYLGEEAVATGACAALTDADMITSTHRGHGHLLAKGGDLKLMMAEIFGRKTGYCKGKGGSMHIADLDLGILGANGIVGGGGPLACGAALAAKYKKSDRVALCFFGDGASNQGTTQESLNMASAWKLPLVFVNENNGYGISCPQCKSMAVVDIADRAAAYDMPGVVVDGNDVLAVHEAVAEAVKRARKGEGPSLIECKTYRWRGHFEGDACTYRCVEELQEWMGKDPIPRFEAKLIEGGTLTAKEVEAITSRIAQAIDEAVQFAKDSPMPSPSALLDDVYA
- a CDS encoding alpha-ketoacid dehydrogenase subunit beta, which translates into the protein MSEKTYLQALNEALRQEMEQDENVFILGEDVGQFGGCFGVTQGLYEKFGEARVMDTPITESVIVGAAAGAAASGLRPVAELMFVDFIGVAMDQLFNQAAKMRFMFGGKATVPMTLRMPQGAGIGAAAQHSQCLESWFMNIPGLKVVIPSSPYDAKGLLISAIRDDNPVVFLEHKLLYGVSGEVPDESYAIELGKADVKRTGADVTVVATSNTVYAALAAAETLKADGIDVEVVDPRCLQPLDKDTILESVKKTHALVVAHEAVTFAGPGAEIAAMVAEEALDYLDAPIKRVGAPFCPVPFSPPLEKAYIPGADAIVEAVKGLR
- a CDS encoding ATP-NAD kinase family protein — protein: MSIVGILANPASGKDIRRLVAHGSVFDNQEKVRMVRRLILGLERGGASRVVYMPDSYATVPRALNAISPSIPVEPIEMPMRGNQQDTTTAAGIMETLGVGCMVVLGGDGTSRAACKGTVEIPILPLSTGTNNVFPFMGEATVAGLAAGIVAGGTLPREACCTRACMFDILRGKNLSEMEPADIALVDAAVYDDVFLASRAVWHMEKVPQLFLTRCSASAIGLSAIGGQLRSIRPEEPLGLALALGEPARTTVTAAIAPGMFAEVAVREIREMRPGEVHPVSVSPGLIAVDGEREVEIHRGERAAVRLNTHGPLVVDVGRVMALAREMEIFCR
- a CDS encoding DUF6506 family protein, producing MATPLKAAFIFIAPGGDPAKHRNWVRTEQVELLAVAVGSYDQAEALARELVAEEGIAAIELCGGFGAAGTARVAAAVKVPVGVVRFDVHPGLGNASGDTLFG